The Amycolatopsis nigrescens CSC17Ta-90 genomic interval TCCGGCGAGAACCGCAGATCGGCGTCGGTGTGCACGCCGTGGCGCGCCCGCAGCCCGGCCTGCAACCCGGCCACCCAGGCGGCGACCTTGGGCAGCGCGGCCAGCGGATCGGACAGTTCCGAGGACGTGCTCGCCGAAGTCGCCCACGGCAGCCCTTCCCTGCTCGCCACCAGCGCGCCCGCCATCGCCTGCTGATCCGCCACCAAGACGTCCGGGGCGAAATCCCGGACCGCGGCCGCCACCGGCTCGGTCATCGCGTCGGCGAGCGGGACGAGGTACTGCTCCCAGAGGAACTTGAGCGCGGCGAACCCGCGCAGCGAACCCGGCCGGCGGTCCAGCGAGAACTCCGCCGAATCCCCGGCCGGATACACCCGCGCGCCGCCGGTCAGCTTGCCCAGCGCGGGTTCCGGCCCGGCCCAGGCCACCTCGTCCCCGCCGGCCGCCAGCTCAGCCGCCACCCCGCGCAGCGGGTTGACGTGCCCGGTCAGCGGCGGCGCGACGAACAGGAACCTACGACCCGGCATGCCGCGCGACCCACTCCAGCAGCAGTTCCCGCACCTGGCGGTGCTGCTCCACCAGCACCGAGTGCCCCTGCCCGTCGAACACGTGCCGCTCGCCCTTCGGCAGCAGCGACGTCAGCGCGTCCAGGTCATCGGCCTGGTAGCCATCCCGGCCGAGCAGCGACAGCACCGGGCAGTCGATCGAACGCACCTGGTCCAGCGTCATCAACGGCCCGAGCGGCACCTCCTCGGCCATCGTGGTGGAGGTGATCCGCCTGGCCGCCAGCCTGGCCAGCCGCCGGTGGTGCGCGCTGTAGGCGGCTTCGATCCACTCGTAGCTCTCCTCCTTCTGCAGGAAGGACACGGCGTGGTCCAGGATCTCGGTCATCTTCCTGGCCCACTCCTCGGTCGGCGGCTCCGACTCGATGCACACGATGCTGCGAACCCGCTCCGGGTACAGCCACGCGTAGCTGTAGGCGAGGGTGCCGCCGAAGCTGTTGCCGACCAGGTGCACCCGGCGCCCCGGCGCGACCTGCCGGAGCAGATCGTCCAGGTCGGCCACGAAGTCCTTGATCGTGTACCCGCTCGGCGGGTTCTCCGTCTTCCCGTGCCCGCGCAGGTCGTAGCTGACCACGTCGATCCCGGCCGCGGACACCGGCGGGGCCAGCGTGAGGTAGAAGCTGGCCAGGCTGTCGGTGCCCATGCCGTGAATGAACACCACGGTCTCGCCCGTCGGCCGCTGCGCCGGCAGCAGGTGGACGTTCGTCTGCAGGTTGTTGACCAGCATGGTGGGCACGGTTCAGCGCTCCCCTGCTGTGGTGTTCTCCGCGGCCTCCACGTAGTCCGCGATGTCGCCGACCCGCAGCCCGATCACCTCGTCGAGCTCCTTCTCGGCGAGGAACTCGGCCAGGTTCACCCCGGGGCCGAAGTGCTCCATCAGGATTCCGGCGAAGGTCACCAGGTCGATGCTCTCCAGCTGGAGGTCCTCGTGGAAGGTGGTCTCCCTGGTGATCTCGATGCCGAGCAGCTCGACGTCGCCCACCAGCTCAGTCAGCAGGTCCGCCACCCGCGAAAACGTGGCCGTTTCGATGGTCTGTTCGACGGTCTGTTCGTTCATTTTCCCGCTCCACGGTCGTCGGTAGGAGTTCTTGCCGCACCATTGCGGCCGCGGTTTCCTCGTTGTGCGCCAAGGTGACGGACAGTTCCGGCAGTTCCCGGCCGTGCCGGCCCGCGACCCTGATCCGGCCGGCGTGGTCGCGGATCACCCCGATCTCCGCCGGGAAGACGCCGGTGACCCCGCGCCCGGCGAGCCAGGCCCGCACCGCGTCCTTCACCACGATCCGGTCCAGCAGCCAGCCGGACTGCTCGGACAGCGGACGGCGGGCGTACTCCTCGCGCTCGGCGGAGCTGAGGAAGACCCCGGCGTAGATGTCCCTGGTGGCCGCGCCGGGCCAGCGGTCGCGCAGCTCGTACCAGCCGTCAGCTCGCCGCCTGGCGAGCAGGTGGCGGTCCGGGAAGGCGTACACCCGGTGCGCGGCGCGGTCGCAGGCGAACCGGATGTCCTGCCAGCCCTCGATCTCGGCCCAGGTCCGGCCATGGTGCACCACGGAGGCGGACATCCGCAGCGTCTCCGGTTCTCCCGCGCTGATCGCGGCCAGGCTGCGCACCCGCTCACCCGGCTCGGGATGCGGCCCGTAGAAGGAGATCTTCTTGATGCTCCGCGGAAACGCCAGCAGGTACTCGGTCTGGGTGGCCATCAGCCAGCAGCCGAGCAGCTGGCCGATGTTGTCCAGCAACCCGCCGGGGGCGGGCGGGACCGTGATCTCGCCGCGGATGTGCCGCTCACCGAGTCCGCTGAGGACGGTCAGTCCCCGATATGCCTCGCCGTGGAACATCTCGCGCCGCCGGTAGATCTCGCCGGCCGGCAGCGGCGGCTCGGTCTCCGGCTCCACCGGCCGCAGCGACACCGCGGGCGCGGCCGGGTACCGGTCGGCGAGTTCGACGGTCATCGAGGCGTAGCCGCCGATCTCCACCGCGACCCGGCCGTTCTCCAGCGCCCGCAACCGGACGGGTACCCGTTGCGCCGGGGCGGCGACCAGCCAGCGGTCGAACCGCGCGTGGTGCACGGCCACCGTCACCCGGCCTGGCCAGGCGCGCTCCACCTCCGCCACCGCGAACGCGATCAGCGTGGTCGCGGGTACCACCGGCCGCCGGTCGACCTCGTCCGGCCAGTCCTCGCGCTGCCGGAAGAACCGGTGGTCGGCCAGGTAGGGCAGTTCGGCCATAGACACTGAAAGCACCGACTCCCTGGTGCCTGCGGGCCGGGACGCGGCGGCCAGCACCGAGGCCGCGGCTTCGCGAGTCTCCGCGAGCAGCGCGGTGAACTCCTCGACCACCTCCGCGGACACCCCTGGCGGGACCTCCGGCAGCGGGTGCCGGTCCAGCAGTCCCCGCACCGGAGACGAAACGGGCAGCGGCTCGGCCTCGGTCCCCACCACCGGCTCGTGCGCCTTACCGCTCTCCGTGTTTTCCCCGGCGGTTTCCAGCCGGTCGAACCGCGGGGACGCGCCCTCCACCCACATCGCCGCGGCCACCCGGCGAAGCTGCGCCATCCCGTCGCGCAGCGGCGAATCCGCGCTGATCACCAGATGCGGCCTGCCGGCCAGGGTGTCCGAGATGAACGAGCCGAGCTGGCCGGGGCCAGCCTGCACGAACAGCCGGAAACCGTTCGCGTACATGGCTTCCACCAGCTCGCGGAACCGCACCGGCGCGACCAGGTGCTCCAGGTACAGCGCGCGGATCTCGTCCGGGCCGGCCGGGTACTCGCCGACCGTGGTGGCCGACCACACCGGCGCCGCCGGCGGCCACAGCGGCAGCTCGCCCACCATCTTGGCGAACGGCCCGAGCCGCGGCCACATCAGCGGGGTGTGGAATCCGGACCGGAAGGGCAGGATCTTGGCCACCACCCCGTCCTCGCGGCAGGCCCGCACCAGCCGTTCCGCCGCTTCCGGCTGCCCGCAGACGATGGACTGCCGTGGCGCGTTGTCGTGGGACAGCACCAGCCGCGGCTCGTTCTCGATCCGCTTCAACGCTTCGGCGGCCGAACAGCCGAGGACCACGAACTCCGCTTCCGGCGGGGTGAAACCGTCCGGCCAGCAGCGGCCCCGCAGCCGGTGCACCTCCTCCGTGGCGTACATCCCGGCCGCGATCATCGCGGTCCACTCCCCCACGCTGTGCCCGGCAAGCCCGTCCGGTCGCAGCCCGAGCTCGCGCAGCGCCGCGTCGAGCAGGCGGCCGACCGCGGTCACCCCATCCGCGTGGCCGAGCAGAGTGTCCACATCGGACACTCCGGTGGCCGGGTCCGGCAGCCCGAAGTGCGCGGCGACGTCCGCACAGCGCGGCGCGAAGTCCGCCTCCAGGCCGGGAAAGACGAAGGCCGTCTTGGCGTCCGGCTCGGCCCGCAGCAGCGGCCGCGCGCTGAACCAGATATCGTTGCGGCCGAGCCAGGGCTTGCCGTCCTTGAGCGCCCTGGCCACGATCTTGCGGGCCACCGCCAGCCGCTGCGGGGTCGGCCCGACCACGGCCAGCCGGCACTCGCCCGTCTCGTCGGGCACGCCGGCAAGCAGCTCGGTGTCCGGCCGGTCGAGCCTGGCCAGCAGTTCCTCCGTGCCGTCCGCGCCGAAGCGCAGCACCCGTTCCGGCTCGGACATCCCGACGATGGCGACCGGCTCCCGGCCCTGCCCGTTCACCACAGCGACGCCGTGTACACCACCGAGGTGTGCGTACGCGGCCCGTAAGCCAGTTCACGCAACAACGCCGTGGTGCCCTCTTCTGGGTCGATCAAGCGCATGTCACGGCGGCCGTACTCGCGCGCGAGCTCTTCGGAGACCATGCCGCCGTGCGTGCCGGACGGCGCCCACGGCCCCCAGTGCACGGTGAGCGCCCGGTTTCCGGTGGCGGCCGCCCAGCCGGCGCCGAGGTTCTCCAGCGCGTCGTTGGCCGCCGCGTAGTCGGTCTGCCCCCGGTTGCCGAGCACCGCGGCGATGCTGCCGAAGAAGGTGACGAACCGCGGCCGCGCGCCGACCTGGGAAAGCGCGTCCAGCAAGGAAACCGCACCGTCCACTTTGGTGCCGAACACGGTGCGGAACGAGCCGTCGTCCTTTTCGGACATCAGCTTGTCGTCGATGACGCCGGCCGCGTGGACGATCCCGTCCAGCCTGCCGTACCGCGCGTGCACGTCCTTGACGAGCTGCTGCAGGGCGGCGCCGTCGCGCACGTCCACGCAGTGGTAGCCGGGCTGCCCGCCGGCCAGCCGGATCTCCTCGCAGGTGGCGGCGATCTCCCGTTCGGCCAGGATGGTCCGCACCTGGCGCTCCACGTCGGCGATCGAGCCGCCGCCGGCCGCCAGTGCCCGGCGCAGCGCGTGCGGGTCGGTCAGCTCGCGGGTGGCCGGGTCCTCCGGCTCCCCGGCGAACGGGGTCCGCCCCGCCAGCTCGATCCGGCAGCCGGCCGCGGTGGCCAGCGCGCCGGCGA includes:
- a CDS encoding alpha/beta fold hydrolase, with protein sequence MPTMLVNNLQTNVHLLPAQRPTGETVVFIHGMGTDSLASFYLTLAPPVSAAGIDVVSYDLRGHGKTENPPSGYTIKDFVADLDDLLRQVAPGRRVHLVGNSFGGTLAYSYAWLYPERVRSIVCIESEPPTEEWARKMTEILDHAVSFLQKEESYEWIEAAYSAHHRRLARLAARRITSTTMAEEVPLGPLMTLDQVRSIDCPVLSLLGRDGYQADDLDALTSLLPKGERHVFDGQGHSVLVEQHRQVRELLLEWVARHAGS
- a CDS encoding phosphopantetheine-binding protein: MNEQTVEQTIETATFSRVADLLTELVGDVELLGIEITRETTFHEDLQLESIDLVTFAGILMEHFGPGVNLAEFLAEKELDEVIGLRVGDIADYVEAAENTTAGER
- a CDS encoding acyltransferase domain-containing protein, which gives rise to MVNGQGREPVAIVGMSEPERVLRFGADGTEELLARLDRPDTELLAGVPDETGECRLAVVGPTPQRLAVARKIVARALKDGKPWLGRNDIWFSARPLLRAEPDAKTAFVFPGLEADFAPRCADVAAHFGLPDPATGVSDVDTLLGHADGVTAVGRLLDAALRELGLRPDGLAGHSVGEWTAMIAAGMYATEEVHRLRGRCWPDGFTPPEAEFVVLGCSAAEALKRIENEPRLVLSHDNAPRQSIVCGQPEAAERLVRACREDGVVAKILPFRSGFHTPLMWPRLGPFAKMVGELPLWPPAAPVWSATTVGEYPAGPDEIRALYLEHLVAPVRFRELVEAMYANGFRLFVQAGPGQLGSFISDTLAGRPHLVISADSPLRDGMAQLRRVAAAMWVEGASPRFDRLETAGENTESGKAHEPVVGTEAEPLPVSSPVRGLLDRHPLPEVPPGVSAEVVEEFTALLAETREAAASVLAAASRPAGTRESVLSVSMAELPYLADHRFFRQREDWPDEVDRRPVVPATTLIAFAVAEVERAWPGRVTVAVHHARFDRWLVAAPAQRVPVRLRALENGRVAVEIGGYASMTVELADRYPAAPAVSLRPVEPETEPPLPAGEIYRRREMFHGEAYRGLTVLSGLGERHIRGEITVPPAPGGLLDNIGQLLGCWLMATQTEYLLAFPRSIKKISFYGPHPEPGERVRSLAAISAGEPETLRMSASVVHHGRTWAEIEGWQDIRFACDRAAHRVYAFPDRHLLARRRADGWYELRDRWPGAATRDIYAGVFLSSAEREEYARRPLSEQSGWLLDRIVVKDAVRAWLAGRGVTGVFPAEIGVIRDHAGRIRVAGRHGRELPELSVTLAHNEETAAAMVRQELLPTTVERENERTDRRTDHRNGHVFAGGGPAD